The following are encoded in a window of Legionella geestiana genomic DNA:
- a CDS encoding cation:proton antiporter, with protein sequence MHTSSVFYTFFLIFGGAAAFSTLVLYTRQSLLVAYILLGAIMGPWGLGLVSDVTVVKQVGDIGIVFLLFLLGLHLQPQNLVHMLKKVTWIALLSSTLFALIAYGVGRWFGLSVTESWVLGATMMFSSTIIGLKLLPTTILHHQHTGEVMISVLLMQDVIAIIVLILINGAKEGGGLSMNDLMLVGIALPLLTLFAFLFERYVLVKLLARFDRTQEYVFLLSIAWCLTMSFIGQQLGLSEDIGAFVAGVSLASSPISLFIAESLKPLRDFFLVMFFFAIGAVFNFGFLAQVLIPTILLGGLMLVVKPALFYALLRYAGEKKAVSAEVGMRLGQASEFSILVGSMAFGSGLISEAASNLIQATTILTFIVSSYAVVIKYPTPIALSDKMRKD encoded by the coding sequence ATGCACACAAGCTCGGTATTTTATACGTTCTTTCTTATCTTCGGCGGTGCAGCGGCATTCTCGACCCTGGTGCTCTACACCCGTCAGTCGCTTCTTGTTGCCTACATCCTTCTTGGCGCCATTATGGGTCCGTGGGGCCTTGGACTGGTGTCTGATGTTACCGTGGTCAAACAGGTAGGCGATATTGGCATCGTCTTTCTTCTCTTCCTGCTCGGGCTTCACCTGCAGCCGCAGAATCTTGTGCACATGTTGAAAAAAGTCACCTGGATTGCACTTTTAAGTTCTACCCTTTTTGCATTGATTGCCTACGGTGTCGGGCGCTGGTTTGGGCTTAGCGTCACTGAATCATGGGTACTCGGCGCCACGATGATGTTCTCAAGTACCATCATCGGTCTGAAACTGCTTCCCACAACCATTCTGCATCACCAGCACACCGGTGAGGTCATGATTAGCGTGCTCCTGATGCAGGACGTTATCGCTATTATCGTGCTGATTCTCATCAACGGCGCGAAGGAAGGCGGTGGTCTTTCGATGAATGATTTGATGCTGGTCGGGATTGCGCTGCCCCTCCTGACACTCTTTGCCTTCCTGTTTGAGCGCTATGTGCTCGTTAAGCTGCTCGCGCGTTTTGACCGAACCCAGGAATACGTTTTTCTGCTCTCCATTGCCTGGTGTCTGACCATGTCATTTATCGGTCAGCAGCTTGGGCTTTCAGAAGATATCGGCGCATTTGTAGCAGGGGTGTCGCTTGCTTCCAGTCCCATTTCACTCTTTATCGCTGAAAGTCTGAAGCCGCTGCGGGATTTTTTCCTGGTCATGTTCTTTTTTGCCATTGGTGCAGTGTTTAATTTTGGATTCCTCGCGCAGGTGCTTATCCCAACTATCCTTCTGGGGGGACTGATGCTGGTTGTAAAACCCGCATTATTTTACGCACTGCTGCGTTATGCCGGAGAGAAAAAAGCGGTTTCTGCAGAAGTAGGCATGCGTCTTGGGCAGGCGAGTGAATTTTCCATACTGGTGGGAAGCATGGCTTTCGGTTCGGGGCTGATATCAGAAGCGGCCTCAAACCTGATTCAGGCAACCACGATTCTGACGTTTATCGTGTCATCGTATGCGGTGGTTATTAAATATCCGACACCCATCGCCCTTTCAGATAAAATGCGCAAGGATTAA
- the potA gene encoding spermidine/putrescine ABC transporter ATP-binding protein PotA translates to MSAPLIELQNIVKSYGETRVLKGIDLTVHDGEFLTLLGPSGCGKTTLLRLISGFETPDSGEIRMNGECVNRLPPQKRDVHTVFQSYALFPHLDVFENVAFALRCARISETDIRDRVAQALSLVRLDDFAGRSIRQLSGGQQQRVAIARAIVNRPKVLLLDEPLSSLDYRLRKAMQSELKQLQKTLDMTFVFVTHDQEEALSMSDRIVIFNHGEIEQIGTPREVYETPKNLHVASFIGEANIIPVTVERIDDNELFVHIESVEIACRHNGNFAVNDALHLVIRPEDIQVWDSSEISDTNGMLPGRIVDIIYKGSTVDVKVALASGRTISASEYFDEDDDKLEYAINEAVWVHWLPGWEVLLAHEN, encoded by the coding sequence ATGTCCGCACCGCTGATAGAATTGCAGAATATCGTTAAATCCTATGGCGAGACCCGGGTACTTAAAGGTATTGATTTAACCGTCCATGATGGCGAGTTCCTTACTTTGCTTGGGCCATCCGGCTGCGGTAAAACCACGCTGCTTCGTCTGATTTCAGGATTTGAAACACCGGATTCCGGTGAAATCCGCATGAACGGCGAATGCGTTAACCGCCTTCCCCCGCAAAAGCGCGACGTTCATACCGTATTCCAAAGCTATGCCCTCTTTCCACACCTCGATGTTTTTGAAAATGTCGCTTTTGCCCTGCGCTGCGCGCGGATTTCAGAAACGGATATTCGCGATCGGGTAGCTCAGGCGCTCTCGCTGGTGAGACTTGATGATTTTGCAGGCCGTTCCATTCGCCAGCTGAGCGGCGGGCAGCAGCAGCGCGTTGCCATCGCTCGCGCCATTGTCAACCGCCCCAAAGTGCTCCTGCTTGATGAACCCTTGAGCTCGCTCGACTATCGCCTGCGAAAGGCCATGCAGTCAGAGCTGAAACAGCTGCAGAAAACACTCGACATGACCTTTGTTTTCGTGACACACGACCAGGAAGAAGCATTATCCATGTCGGACCGCATCGTGATTTTCAACCACGGCGAAATCGAACAGATTGGCACCCCGCGCGAAGTATACGAGACGCCCAAAAACCTGCACGTGGCAAGTTTTATTGGCGAAGCCAACATCATCCCGGTCACGGTTGAGCGAATTGATGACAACGAGCTTTTTGTGCACATTGAATCAGTAGAAATCGCGTGTCGGCACAACGGGAATTTCGCGGTTAACGATGCACTGCACCTTGTGATTAGACCAGAGGACATCCAGGTATGGGACTCTTCTGAAATCAGTGATACCAATGGCATGCTGCCAGGACGGATTGTCGATATTATCTACAAGGGCTCAACGGTTGATGTAAAAGTTGCTCTGGCTTCCGGGAGAACCATCAGTGCTTCGGAATATTTCGACGAGGATGATGACAAGCTTGAGTATGCGATTAACGAAGCTGTCTGGGTGCACTGGCTCCCCGGCTGGGAAGTGTTGCTTGCACATGAAAACTGA
- a CDS encoding ABC transporter permease codes for MKTESLSPKILLLWLLLFAAIPLLMVVVTSLLSNATTQVASLPFTLAHYKALFSPLFANVMLRSLLTGLLTTFITLLLAWPFSYIMVKSRHQSVMMLLIIIPFWTSSLVRTYSLVALLKTRGLLNALLLKLHLISTPLPLLYTNFSVMVGLVYNLFPFMVLPLFTNMERFDFRLMDAAMDLGASRLRAFVKVFLPATAPGILAGCLLVFLPAMTLFYIPGVLGGARSLLLGNLIQNQFMLLDNWPQGAATSTLLTLMLLGMLALFRRRGVSL; via the coding sequence ATGAAAACTGAATCCCTTTCTCCTAAAATATTGCTGCTGTGGCTCCTGCTTTTTGCCGCTATTCCGCTGCTTATGGTTGTGGTTACGAGCCTGCTCTCCAACGCAACCACACAGGTGGCCTCGCTGCCCTTTACCCTCGCGCATTACAAGGCGCTCTTTTCCCCACTGTTTGCAAACGTGATGCTTCGCTCGCTCCTGACGGGACTCCTGACCACTTTTATCACGCTCCTGCTGGCCTGGCCTTTCAGTTACATCATGGTGAAATCGCGCCACCAGTCGGTGATGATGCTGCTTATCATCATCCCCTTCTGGACCAGCTCGCTCGTTCGTACCTATTCGCTGGTAGCACTTCTTAAAACCCGTGGACTGTTAAACGCGCTATTGTTAAAGCTGCACCTTATCAGTACACCACTCCCCCTGCTTTATACCAATTTTTCTGTGATGGTTGGCCTTGTTTATAACCTTTTTCCCTTCATGGTTTTACCGCTTTTCACCAACATGGAGCGCTTTGACTTTCGCCTGATGGATGCAGCAATGGATTTAGGTGCAAGCCGTCTGCGTGCCTTCGTGAAAGTTTTTCTGCCAGCAACAGCGCCTGGCATTCTTGCCGGATGCCTGCTGGTATTTCTCCCCGCCATGACCCTCTTTTACATTCCCGGCGTCCTCGGCGGAGCGCGCTCGCTTTTACTTGGCAACCTGATTCAAAATCAATTCATGCTGCTGGATAACTGGCCGCAGGGAGCGGCAACCAGCACGCTTCTTACCCTGATGCTGCTCGGTATGCTGGCACTTTTTCGACGCCGTGGGGTATCGCTGTGA
- a CDS encoding ABC transporter permease subunit: MKRLARKGFAALVYACLYLPIFVLVIYSFNNARYSMQWSGVTTRWYRALFNDSSLWDAFLHSTLLGVCSAFVTTLLGTLVCIHFFLHREVRRRVLFSLLLLLVIIPDLVLGIALLIFFNVSGFPFGFWTLLTAHITFCLPFVVLTVNSRIQTLDPNLYWSALDLGASRKSAYVRVLLPLLWPAVFSAFLLCFTLSFDDVIISYFVAGPDYNILPLTIYSMVRTGVSPELNALCTITFLLSMLLVILAHRLSRNTP; the protein is encoded by the coding sequence GTGAAGCGCCTTGCCAGAAAAGGCTTTGCCGCACTCGTGTATGCGTGTCTGTACCTGCCCATCTTCGTGCTTGTGATTTATTCGTTTAATAACGCGCGCTACTCCATGCAGTGGTCGGGCGTGACGACCCGCTGGTATCGGGCGCTTTTTAACGACAGCAGCCTTTGGGATGCCTTTTTGCATTCCACCCTTCTCGGAGTCTGCAGCGCCTTTGTGACAACGCTCCTTGGCACGCTCGTTTGTATACACTTCTTTCTGCACCGGGAGGTGCGCCGGCGCGTCCTGTTTTCACTGCTTCTGCTGCTCGTTATCATTCCCGACCTGGTTCTTGGGATTGCGCTGCTTATTTTTTTCAATGTTTCAGGCTTTCCCTTTGGCTTCTGGACACTTTTAACCGCGCACATTACGTTCTGTCTGCCTTTTGTGGTGTTGACCGTCAACAGCCGTATCCAGACACTAGACCCCAATCTTTACTGGAGCGCACTCGATTTGGGCGCGAGCCGAAAAAGCGCTTATGTGCGCGTGCTGCTGCCGCTTCTGTGGCCTGCTGTTTTCAGCGCCTTTTTGTTGTGTTTCACGCTGTCGTTTGATGATGTCATCATCAGTTACTTTGTGGCAGGCCCCGACTATAACATTCTGCCCCTCACCATCTATTCAATGGTTCGCACCGGCGTGTCGCCTGAATTAAATGCCCTTTGTACCATTACGTTTCTTTTATCGATGCTGCTTGTGATACTGGCGCATCGTCTTTCAAGGAACACCCCATGA
- a CDS encoding ABC transporter substrate-binding protein, which translates to MKHLLTLVLMCLLPPQILAAGVVNVYAWGGEIPDAVVRDFERTTGITVHLSTFDSNETLYSRLKASPSGMYDVIAPSAYFVERMRRQGMLAPLDKRLLPHLKNLDKHFLNPEYDPKNRYSLPFIWGTTGIFYNRRTISPPPEDWESLWDKRFKNRLMLLDDSREVFSMALLALGFNPNDVNPQHLQKAYEKLLTLVPNIRLFASENIQAIMIDEDANAGAAWNGDAWKAQKENSDIAFIYPKSGFVIWVDCLAIPANAHNRLEAHRFIDFLLRAKTSANVARISSQAITNIAGQKRLPPEIRNNQVVYPPEDVLARGTFQRDLDDKTLAIYNSLWQRLKLAF; encoded by the coding sequence ATGAAGCACCTGCTCACCCTGGTTTTAATGTGTTTATTGCCGCCACAGATTTTGGCTGCCGGGGTCGTTAATGTATACGCCTGGGGAGGAGAAATACCGGATGCGGTTGTACGCGATTTTGAGCGCACAACCGGTATAACCGTGCATTTAAGCACCTTTGACAGCAATGAAACGCTGTATTCGAGGCTTAAGGCAAGCCCCAGCGGCATGTATGACGTCATAGCACCTTCTGCCTATTTTGTTGAACGCATGAGGAGGCAGGGAATGCTTGCTCCTCTTGATAAACGCCTCTTACCGCACCTTAAAAACCTCGATAAACACTTTTTAAACCCGGAATACGACCCGAAAAACCGCTACAGTCTGCCGTTTATCTGGGGAACTACCGGAATTTTCTATAATCGCCGCACGATTTCACCCCCGCCTGAAGACTGGGAGTCCCTCTGGGACAAGCGCTTTAAAAATCGTCTGATGCTTCTTGATGATTCACGCGAAGTCTTTTCCATGGCGCTGCTGGCTTTGGGCTTTAACCCAAATGACGTTAATCCTCAACACCTGCAGAAAGCCTACGAAAAACTGCTGACGCTCGTGCCAAACATCCGGCTTTTTGCGAGTGAGAATATTCAGGCCATTATGATTGATGAGGATGCGAACGCGGGAGCAGCGTGGAACGGAGACGCATGGAAGGCACAGAAAGAAAACAGCGACATTGCCTTCATCTACCCCAAAAGTGGTTTTGTTATCTGGGTCGATTGCCTTGCAATCCCGGCTAATGCCCACAATCGCCTTGAGGCACATCGCTTCATTGATTTTCTGCTGCGTGCAAAAACCAGTGCCAATGTCGCACGCATCAGCAGCCAGGCCATTACCAATATTGCAGGACAAAAGCGACTTCCACCTGAGATTCGCAATAATCAAGTGGTCTACCCGCCTGAAGACGTGCTGGCACGCGGCACTTTCCAGCGCGATCTGGATGATAAGACGCTTGCGATATATAACAGTCTGTGGCAACGTTTAAAACTCGCTTTTTAA
- the pbpC gene encoding penicillin-binding protein 1C has product MKALLKALSIICFVLFVSAGAALFFSPKPTLLEGIDFSTTVYDKNHTLLRITLTREDKYRVFVPLEAMAPMLISATLEQEDRFFYHHPGINPLSLTRAVFETFVRRARRVGASTISMQLARLRFGMPSRTFRGKCLQMMRALQLERHYSKKALLEAYLNLAPYGGNIEGAEAASLIYFGKPAKALTAAEALTLAVIPQNPLKRPKDPKMLAHLREGLYARLNLHLEDAGSALSRIRLPIVLSHHVPFRAPHALNEVLNRPRTPSHALSLTLDARLQTLLERVVKRHVEKCLGAGVSNAALLLVDRRDMGIRAMVGSADFFNNRLQGQINGTEIRRSPGSTLKPFIYALAFDEGLIHPETLLKDVPRRFGAWNPENFDRDFSGPVKAREALVSSRNIPAIALANRLKSPGLYGFLEQAGVHFERSASWYGLALSLGGAEMSMQELVGLYAMLANGGVWRPLRLETSDPLVSGKRLLSAEASFLVEDILRDTPPPEGFTLLSKRLPLSWKTGTSSGYRDAWAVGVYGPWVLGVWVGNFDNRANAAFVGKRAAAPLLFAASEAIAEAFPSQFIDNGREPPPWLNLRRVNVCAVSGMMPSRWCPETVSTWFIPGKSPIVKDTLHREVVIDKKTGLRACRGEKDVRFEVFEFWPTDLLQVLRRAGIQRKTPPPYAKGCKDTASTGRAPRISSLTQGLHYVIDAASPKPIPLTAVADADVTRLYWFVNEAWTGESAPDSLLFWHAKPGRYVVRVVDNKGLSDALEVTVEAG; this is encoded by the coding sequence GTGAAAGCCTTGTTAAAAGCTTTAAGCATAATCTGCTTTGTGCTGTTTGTCAGCGCAGGAGCCGCACTCTTTTTTTCACCCAAACCAACCCTGCTTGAAGGGATTGATTTTTCAACGACGGTCTATGATAAAAATCACACGCTTTTGCGCATTACATTAACGCGTGAAGATAAATATCGGGTATTTGTACCGCTTGAGGCGATGGCGCCGATGCTGATTTCAGCAACCCTTGAGCAGGAAGACCGTTTTTTTTATCACCATCCGGGCATTAATCCGCTCTCACTTACGCGAGCGGTTTTTGAAACTTTTGTGCGCCGCGCCCGCAGGGTTGGAGCATCCACCATCAGCATGCAGCTCGCACGCCTGCGTTTTGGCATGCCATCGCGCACCTTCCGGGGTAAATGCCTGCAGATGATGCGCGCGCTTCAGCTTGAACGCCATTACTCTAAGAAAGCACTGCTTGAAGCCTATTTGAACCTTGCACCTTATGGCGGCAACATCGAAGGTGCTGAAGCGGCGAGTCTTATTTACTTTGGCAAGCCGGCAAAAGCGTTGACAGCCGCAGAAGCGCTGACGCTTGCCGTCATTCCGCAAAACCCGCTCAAGCGCCCCAAAGACCCCAAAATGCTTGCTCACCTGCGGGAAGGGCTTTATGCGCGACTTAATCTGCATCTTGAGGATGCGGGCAGTGCTCTATCACGGATACGCCTTCCCATCGTACTGAGCCACCATGTGCCGTTTCGTGCGCCGCACGCATTGAATGAAGTGCTGAATCGGCCGCGCACGCCTTCGCATGCGCTCTCTCTCACGCTCGATGCGCGTTTGCAGACGCTCCTTGAGAGGGTAGTGAAGCGGCATGTGGAAAAATGCCTGGGGGCCGGGGTGTCCAATGCCGCGCTGCTGCTCGTTGACCGCCGCGACATGGGCATACGTGCCATGGTTGGCTCGGCCGATTTTTTCAACAACCGCCTGCAGGGACAAATTAACGGCACAGAGATTCGCCGCTCGCCAGGTTCTACTCTGAAACCATTTATCTATGCACTGGCTTTCGATGAAGGGCTTATTCATCCAGAAACGCTGTTGAAAGATGTTCCGCGCCGCTTTGGTGCGTGGAACCCTGAAAACTTTGACAGGGATTTCAGTGGTCCTGTGAAAGCGCGGGAAGCGCTTGTGAGCAGCCGTAATATCCCTGCAATAGCACTTGCCAACCGCCTGAAAAGCCCTGGACTCTATGGTTTTCTCGAGCAGGCCGGTGTGCACTTTGAGCGCTCCGCTTCATGGTACGGTCTTGCACTGAGCCTTGGCGGTGCGGAGATGAGCATGCAAGAGCTGGTGGGGCTTTATGCGATGCTTGCCAATGGTGGGGTGTGGCGGCCTCTGCGACTGGAAACATCAGACCCCCTGGTCTCTGGAAAGCGGCTTTTGAGTGCGGAGGCGAGCTTTCTTGTGGAGGATATCCTGCGCGATACCCCGCCTCCCGAAGGTTTTACGCTGCTCTCTAAGCGCCTGCCACTCTCGTGGAAAACCGGCACCTCATCAGGATATCGCGATGCCTGGGCGGTCGGAGTATATGGCCCCTGGGTGCTGGGTGTCTGGGTCGGGAATTTTGATAACCGTGCCAACGCGGCTTTCGTGGGCAAGCGCGCTGCCGCACCGCTCTTGTTTGCAGCATCTGAAGCGATTGCAGAAGCCTTTCCTTCGCAATTTATTGACAATGGCCGGGAGCCGCCGCCGTGGCTTAATCTGCGTCGCGTGAACGTCTGCGCCGTTTCTGGCATGATGCCTTCGCGATGGTGTCCGGAAACGGTCAGTACCTGGTTTATCCCTGGAAAGTCCCCCATAGTTAAAGATACGCTGCACCGGGAAGTGGTCATAGATAAAAAAACAGGGCTTCGCGCCTGCCGGGGCGAGAAGGATGTTCGTTTTGAAGTGTTTGAGTTCTGGCCCACGGATTTACTTCAGGTATTGCGTCGCGCCGGTATTCAGCGCAAAACCCCTCCTCCGTATGCCAAAGGTTGTAAGGATACCGCCAGTACAGGACGTGCTCCGCGCATCAGCTCGCTTACGCAGGGACTGCATTATGTCATTGATGCAGCCAGCCCGAAGCCCATTCCACTCACCGCTGTTGCAGATGCCGATGTAACACGCCTCTATTGGTTTGTGAATGAGGCATGGACTGGCGAAAGCGCCCCTGATTCGCTTTTGTTCTGGCACGCAAAACCCGGACGTTACGTGGTTCGCGTGGTGGACAACAAAGGCCTTTCAGATGCGCTCGAAGTTACGGTTGAAGCCGGCTGA